One genomic window of Streptococcus mitis includes the following:
- the crcB gene encoding fluoride efflux transporter CrcB, giving the protein MKKEQFYPLGIFLAAMVGGLVRYLVSTWLPASPDFPWGTLLVNYLGIFCLIYLVKGYLVYKGTSKGVILALGTGFCGGLTTFSSLMLDAVKLLDTGRYLSLALYLLLSIGGGLLLAYYLGRKKW; this is encoded by the coding sequence ATGAAAAAAGAACAATTTTATCCGCTAGGAATTTTTCTAGCTGCCATGGTGGGCGGATTGGTTCGCTACCTAGTTTCCACTTGGTTACCAGCCAGTCCTGACTTTCCTTGGGGCACCCTTCTTGTTAACTATCTAGGAATTTTCTGCTTGATTTACCTTGTCAAGGGATATCTAGTCTATAAGGGGACAAGTAAAGGTGTTATTTTAGCACTGGGTACAGGTTTTTGTGGAGGTTTGACAACCTTTTCCAGTCTAATGCTTGATGCTGTAAAATTACTGGATACAGGGCGTTATCTTAGTTTAGCCCTGTATTTGCTTTTGAGCATCGGTGGAGGCTTGCTCTTGGCTTACTATTTGGGGAGGAAGAAATGGTAA
- a CDS encoding chorismate mutase — MDLESIRQEIDQIDNQIVKLLEERMHLVEGVVAYKKASGKPILDTKREAVIFEKVRNRVEDKRYQETIVATFTDILKRSRDYQDQNIK, encoded by the coding sequence ATGGATTTAGAGAGTATTCGGCAAGAGATTGATCAAATCGACAACCAAATTGTCAAACTGTTAGAAGAACGAATGCATTTGGTTGAGGGTGTAGTTGCTTATAAGAAAGCATCAGGTAAACCGATTTTAGATACCAAGAGAGAAGCAGTTATTTTTGAAAAGGTCAGAAATCGTGTAGAAGACAAGCGCTATCAGGAGACCATTGTCGCAACATTTACGGACATACTCAAACGTTCGCGTGATTATCAGGATCAAAATATCAAATGA
- the crcB gene encoding fluoride efflux transporter CrcB, producing MVIVYLAIACGFGALVRYFFSRYNQASKLPLGTLIANLLGCFLIGLFYNHVESKEVYAILATGFCGGLTTFSTLNDELQRLLSDKKVFYSYLTLTYLGGLIAIFLGILL from the coding sequence ATGGTAATCGTCTATCTTGCAATTGCTTGTGGCTTCGGAGCTTTAGTGCGCTATTTCTTTTCCCGATATAATCAAGCTTCTAAATTGCCCCTCGGAACGCTAATAGCCAATCTTTTGGGTTGTTTTTTAATTGGATTATTCTACAATCATGTGGAATCTAAGGAAGTCTATGCTATTTTAGCAACAGGATTTTGTGGAGGTTTAACAACTTTTTCTACCTTGAATGATGAACTGCAAAGACTGCTAAGTGATAAGAAGGTATTTTATTCTTACCTGACTTTGACCTACCTAGGTGGTTTGATTGCGATTTTTTTAGGAATTCTGCTATAA